A region from the Arthrobacter roseus genome encodes:
- a CDS encoding acyltransferase family protein → MSVTVREPTTGTPSRQPVKTYRPELQGLRALAVLMVVVYHVWLGRVSGGVDIFLLVSAFLLTGSFVRKVEGGKPLHLVKYWLHLFKRLLPGVVVVLLAILVATALLLPRTQWEEVFSQTWASLFYFQNWELAASSVDYYATDHSAASPLQHFWSLSIQGQVFILWPLLFAGSAVVSRFLKTRFRTVLTVVFSTLFAASLAFSAWETATNQTFAYFDTRTRLWEFALGSLLALTLPYLNFNRVLRVILGWVGFVGMLSCGIVLQVEAEFPGYIALWPLLSAACIMVAGQSGSRFGVDRVLTFKPLVRMGDNSYALYLWHWPLLVFWLVYSEQSAAGFMDGAVLIGVSILLAILTTRLVETPVRSWTWASTRRHRMGIVVAVSVALVAAPLSGWQYQVNAEEQAVASQSSEDNPGAAALEPGFEYLGTPDAALKPLISNMGGEWADYDGECKGIWEPTNPVLESCDYMGNPDTATRTIVALGDSHTQQWMSAMGPVARANNWLVILIHKPGCRYAAPTPESTPECNEFNEASKAYVMERTPDAVFTVATRTEHSSPEETLVEGYEEGVQGFLDAGISVVGIRDNPRFEFPMPECLETNGVDSPECNLPRSQVLAEESPLVALGASMPKVGTMDMSDKFCIDDICPGAIGNVYVYMDLDHLTQSYLETMLDDFGARFGQATGWASVAKIPVP, encoded by the coding sequence GTGTCCGTCACGGTCAGAGAGCCCACCACGGGTACGCCATCACGCCAACCGGTCAAAACTTACCGCCCAGAACTCCAGGGTCTCCGGGCGCTCGCCGTCCTCATGGTGGTGGTCTATCACGTATGGCTTGGCCGGGTTTCCGGGGGAGTGGACATCTTCCTTCTGGTGTCGGCGTTCCTGTTGACCGGCTCATTCGTCCGCAAAGTTGAGGGCGGTAAGCCGCTGCACCTCGTGAAGTACTGGCTTCACCTGTTCAAGCGGCTCCTGCCGGGCGTCGTCGTCGTACTGCTGGCCATCCTCGTAGCCACTGCGCTGTTGCTGCCGCGGACGCAGTGGGAAGAGGTTTTCAGCCAGACATGGGCGTCTCTTTTCTACTTCCAGAACTGGGAACTCGCTGCCAGCTCGGTGGATTACTACGCCACAGATCACAGTGCCGCCAGCCCACTACAACACTTCTGGTCGCTGTCTATCCAGGGCCAGGTGTTCATTCTGTGGCCGTTGCTGTTTGCTGGTTCGGCTGTGGTGTCGCGGTTCCTGAAAACCCGCTTCCGCACCGTGCTCACCGTCGTGTTCTCAACTCTCTTCGCCGCGTCGCTGGCGTTCTCGGCCTGGGAGACGGCAACTAATCAGACCTTCGCCTACTTCGACACGCGCACTCGCCTGTGGGAATTTGCCCTCGGCTCGCTATTGGCGCTGACACTGCCATACCTGAATTTCAACAGGGTGCTCAGGGTGATCCTGGGTTGGGTGGGCTTTGTAGGGATGCTCAGCTGTGGGATTGTCCTTCAGGTGGAGGCGGAGTTCCCTGGTTACATCGCGCTGTGGCCGCTTCTCTCCGCCGCCTGCATCATGGTAGCGGGCCAATCTGGAAGCCGCTTCGGCGTGGATCGCGTCCTCACCTTCAAACCTCTGGTGCGGATGGGCGATAACTCTTACGCTCTGTATCTGTGGCACTGGCCCTTGCTTGTGTTCTGGCTCGTGTACTCCGAGCAGAGCGCGGCCGGGTTCATGGACGGCGCCGTCCTCATTGGCGTGTCCATACTTCTGGCCATCCTCACCACACGCCTGGTCGAAACTCCTGTGCGCAGCTGGACATGGGCATCAACCCGCCGTCACCGGATGGGCATCGTCGTGGCAGTCAGTGTGGCCCTGGTTGCCGCACCCCTGTCGGGTTGGCAGTATCAGGTCAACGCCGAGGAGCAGGCCGTTGCGTCACAGTCTTCCGAGGACAACCCGGGAGCGGCGGCGCTGGAACCGGGCTTTGAATACCTGGGAACTCCGGATGCTGCGCTCAAGCCGTTGATCAGCAACATGGGCGGAGAGTGGGCCGACTACGACGGCGAGTGCAAAGGTATCTGGGAGCCCACCAACCCGGTCCTTGAGTCCTGCGACTATATGGGGAACCCAGATACAGCCACCCGCACCATCGTTGCGCTGGGAGACTCCCACACGCAGCAATGGATGTCGGCGATGGGACCGGTTGCCCGTGCCAACAACTGGCTCGTCATCCTCATCCACAAGCCGGGCTGCCGCTATGCCGCGCCAACTCCCGAGAGCACACCGGAGTGCAACGAGTTCAACGAAGCCAGCAAGGCCTATGTCATGGAGCGCACGCCGGACGCCGTCTTCACCGTCGCTACCCGAACCGAACACAGCTCACCGGAGGAAACACTCGTTGAGGGCTATGAGGAGGGCGTTCAGGGTTTCCTGGACGCCGGGATCAGCGTTGTCGGTATCCGAGACAACCCTCGGTTCGAGTTCCCGATGCCCGAATGCCTGGAGACCAACGGAGTCGATTCACCGGAATGCAACCTCCCACGTTCGCAGGTTCTAGCCGAGGAATCCCCGCTTGTCGCCCTGGGTGCTTCCATGCCCAAGGTTGGAACCATGGATATGTCGGACAAGTTCTGCATTGACGATATCTGCCCGGGTGCTATTGGCAACGTGTACGTCTATATGGATCTCGATCACTTGACCCAGTCGTATCTGGAAACCATGTTGGATGACTTCGGTGCCCGTTTCGGCCAGGCAACAGGTTGGGCGAGCGTGGCCAAGATCCCGGTGCCCTGA
- a CDS encoding ATP-binding protein — protein sequence MLAKAQRPDFLRLDWMELEHFVIDVLDRVSLLGERNWIIDHPGSGRVWADRQRITQALVQLAANALKFTADGDTIAIGANWSDPPPSMIQDPEVHHAAALELWVRDTGAGIAAADQERIFDRFGRGATGRTVEGSGLGLSIVTAIMDAHGGAVTLSSQQGRGSTFTLWVPGGNRNESREER from the coding sequence GTGCTCGCCAAAGCACAGCGTCCTGACTTTCTTCGCCTCGATTGGATGGAGCTAGAACATTTTGTGATTGACGTACTGGATCGGGTCTCCCTCCTCGGTGAGCGCAACTGGATTATCGATCATCCGGGTTCGGGGCGAGTCTGGGCGGACCGGCAGCGCATCACCCAGGCTCTCGTGCAACTGGCCGCCAACGCCCTTAAGTTCACGGCCGACGGCGACACGATTGCTATCGGAGCGAATTGGTCCGACCCACCGCCATCGATGATTCAAGACCCAGAAGTGCACCATGCGGCTGCCCTGGAGTTGTGGGTGAGGGATACCGGCGCTGGCATTGCAGCCGCGGATCAGGAACGGATTTTCGACCGATTCGGACGCGGTGCCACCGGACGGACAGTCGAAGGCTCCGGACTGGGCCTTTCGATCGTCACAGCCATCATGGACGCTCACGGTGGCGCCGTGACGCTATCTTCGCAGCAGGGGCGCGGCTCCACGTTCACGCTGTGGGTCCCGGGTGGGAATCGGAACGAAAGTAGAGAGGAACGCTAA
- the guaB gene encoding IMP dehydrogenase, with the protein MSPEPNSAPEEFNPFALIGLTYDDVLLLPGHTDVIPSEADTSSRISKRITVRTPLLSAAMDTVTEARMAVAMARQGGLGVIHRNLSIEDQAEQVDRVKRSESGMITNPVTVGPDATLRELDDLCRHYRVSGLPVVDAEGRLLGIVTNRDTRFVPDEEYPTRLVHEVMTKMPLVTGREGISREDALDLLHRHKIEKLPLVNGSGMLRGLITVKDFTKAEQYPLATKDEEGRLRVGAAIGFFGDGLERAMTLVEAGVDALFVDTANGHSQGVLSMVAALKAEKSAAHVDIIAGQAATREGAQALCDAGADGIKVGVGPGSICTTRVVAGVGVPQITAIYESAKAAIPAGVPLIADGGLQYSGDIGKALVAGADTVMLGSLLAGSEEAPGELVFVNGKQYKTYRGMGSLGAMQTRGRNTSYSKDRYFQADVAGDDKLIPEGIEGRVAYRGPLESVAYQLVGGLRQTMFYVGARSIAELKSKGKFVRITAAGLKESHPHDIQMTVQAPNYGSK; encoded by the coding sequence GTGAGCCCAGAGCCCAACTCCGCACCCGAAGAATTCAATCCTTTTGCGCTCATAGGACTGACTTACGACGACGTCCTGCTCCTTCCCGGACACACGGATGTCATCCCGTCTGAGGCGGACACCAGTTCAAGGATTTCCAAGCGGATCACGGTGCGCACGCCGTTGTTGTCGGCCGCAATGGACACGGTCACCGAGGCGCGGATGGCGGTGGCCATGGCGCGTCAGGGCGGCCTTGGTGTGATCCACCGGAATCTGAGTATTGAGGACCAGGCGGAGCAGGTGGACCGGGTCAAACGCAGTGAATCGGGGATGATCACCAACCCGGTGACTGTAGGGCCCGATGCTACGCTTCGCGAGCTCGATGATCTGTGCCGGCACTACCGTGTTTCGGGTCTGCCGGTGGTTGACGCAGAGGGCAGGCTACTGGGCATTGTCACCAACCGTGATACGCGGTTCGTGCCGGATGAGGAGTACCCCACCCGGCTGGTGCATGAGGTCATGACGAAGATGCCGTTGGTCACGGGCCGCGAGGGGATCAGCCGCGAGGACGCTTTGGACCTGCTGCACCGGCACAAGATCGAGAAACTGCCGCTGGTGAATGGTTCTGGCATGCTGCGTGGACTGATTACCGTCAAGGATTTCACCAAGGCTGAGCAGTATCCCCTTGCTACCAAGGACGAGGAGGGCCGGCTGCGTGTTGGAGCAGCCATCGGCTTCTTCGGCGACGGACTTGAACGCGCCATGACCCTGGTCGAGGCCGGGGTTGACGCGTTGTTCGTGGATACGGCCAACGGGCATAGCCAAGGTGTGCTGTCCATGGTTGCGGCTCTGAAGGCAGAGAAGTCCGCTGCACACGTTGACATCATTGCCGGTCAGGCGGCTACGCGTGAGGGCGCGCAGGCCCTGTGCGATGCCGGAGCTGACGGCATCAAGGTTGGTGTTGGTCCCGGATCCATCTGCACCACGCGCGTGGTTGCCGGTGTGGGTGTTCCCCAGATCACCGCTATCTATGAGTCGGCGAAGGCTGCGATTCCGGCGGGCGTTCCACTGATTGCCGACGGCGGCCTCCAGTACTCGGGCGATATTGGCAAGGCGTTGGTTGCCGGTGCCGATACGGTGATGCTTGGTTCATTACTGGCTGGGTCGGAGGAAGCTCCGGGCGAGCTGGTGTTCGTGAACGGCAAGCAGTACAAGACCTACCGCGGCATGGGGTCCCTCGGGGCCATGCAGACCCGTGGTCGCAATACTTCATACTCGAAGGACCGTTATTTCCAGGCGGATGTTGCGGGCGATGACAAGCTCATTCCCGAGGGAATCGAGGGTCGTGTTGCCTACCGTGGACCGTTGGAGTCCGTGGCTTATCAGCTGGTCGGCGGCCTACGCCAGACCATGTTCTACGTTGGCGCACGGAGCATCGCGGAGCTGAAGTCCAAGGGCAAGTTTGTCCGGATCACGGCCGCGGGGCTCAAGGAATCTCATCCGCACGACATCCAGATGACGGTGCAGGCGCCAAACTATGGTTCCAAGTAA
- a CDS encoding glycosyltransferase family 4 protein → MRVAYICADPGIPVFGTKGASVHIQEIVRAWRAHGDDLRLYCTRRGEDVPADLADVPLTEHQVPIVRAEEREQAQYEAAEYLAAAALADGIDLVYERYSLFSTALSIIVSEAGVPGILEVNAPLIAEQRLYHSLHDEDRAVDILRQQAAAASRIACVSEPVAQWAQELAPLAEDRTLVAPNGVNVSRIRSAAERGERPVVVFVGTLKPWHGVDVLIEAAAQARQDWQLRIIGDGPEAEPLRTLARELAVDVEFTGALAPERIPAALAECSIAVAPYPATDREEQQYFSPFKIFEYCAAGLAVVSSRVGQIPHILKDQSTGILVEPSNPTALRDAVDTLAADPDLRHTLAAAARQDAVDSHSWDSVLTKILQGVQL, encoded by the coding sequence ATGCGCGTCGCCTACATCTGCGCCGACCCCGGAATCCCAGTCTTCGGAACCAAAGGGGCCTCAGTTCACATTCAGGAGATCGTGCGCGCCTGGCGCGCCCACGGAGACGATCTACGCCTGTACTGCACCCGACGGGGCGAGGACGTTCCCGCCGATCTCGCTGACGTTCCCCTCACCGAACACCAGGTGCCGATTGTCAGGGCCGAAGAACGCGAGCAAGCTCAGTACGAGGCCGCAGAATATCTGGCCGCGGCAGCCCTCGCCGACGGCATCGATCTCGTGTACGAACGTTACTCACTCTTCAGCACGGCGCTGAGCATCATCGTCTCGGAGGCGGGCGTTCCCGGCATCCTGGAAGTCAACGCTCCACTGATCGCTGAACAACGGCTCTACCACAGCCTGCACGATGAAGACCGCGCCGTGGACATCCTCCGGCAGCAGGCGGCCGCCGCCTCCCGCATCGCTTGTGTATCGGAACCCGTCGCCCAATGGGCACAAGAACTGGCCCCACTAGCCGAAGACCGTACTCTGGTGGCGCCCAACGGGGTGAACGTCTCACGGATCCGGTCCGCGGCAGAACGCGGCGAGCGCCCCGTCGTCGTCTTTGTCGGCACGTTGAAACCGTGGCACGGAGTAGACGTGCTCATCGAAGCGGCGGCGCAGGCGCGGCAAGACTGGCAGCTCCGAATCATCGGTGACGGCCCTGAAGCTGAGCCGCTACGCACGCTTGCCCGGGAGCTGGCTGTTGACGTCGAATTCACCGGCGCGCTCGCTCCAGAACGCATCCCCGCGGCGCTGGCCGAATGCTCCATCGCAGTGGCCCCTTATCCAGCAACGGACCGCGAGGAACAGCAATACTTCTCACCCTTTAAAATCTTTGAATACTGCGCCGCCGGTTTGGCCGTCGTCTCCTCCCGGGTGGGACAGATTCCCCACATCCTCAAGGACCAGAGCACAGGAATTCTGGTTGAGCCCTCAAATCCAACGGCGCTCCGAGATGCCGTTGACACCCTGGCCGCAGACCCGGACCTTCGGCACACTCTGGCCGCGGCAGCACGGCAGGACGCCGTCGACAGCCACAGTTGGGATTCAGTACTGACGAAAATACTGCAGGGAGTGCAGCTATGA
- a CDS encoding acyltransferase family protein, producing MPSAQIAAISRDSSSPTVPRRQDPKVYRPEVQGLRALAVLMVVVYHVWLGRVSGGVDIFLLISSFLLTLSFTRKLETGKALDLPGYWVHVFKRLLPMAALTILVTLAAVFTFVPATRWSTILDQAWASLFYFQNWVLAFGSVDYYATDHSGASPLQHFWSLSIQGQVFILWPLLFALAGLLCSRTLLRVRPTLIVLFGSVFAVSLAFSVVQTYTNQGFAYFDTRTRLWEFALGSLIALFLPYLKPGRSARVFLGWIGIAAMLSVGIVLQVEQQFPGYIALWPTLAAAAIIVAGQTDSRWGADRLLSWKPLVKLGDSSYALYLIHWPILVIYLIFRDREMAGPISGAFIIVFSVIWAVLVTKWIDTPIRNLKWAEEKRLRAGIVIALSVLLVAVPVATWQSQLRAAAAEAATRVDIDNPGATVLGKGFEFKGNPEAPVLPLPTAIDAEWVWLDQKCAGIFDASEYGLLQDGCTQTPLAENPDKLAVVVGASHPQQWVAAIEVLAAEQNWQLVVLRKGQCPFGAPIGEQFEGCEDWNGDALRYLDVINPDMVFTVSSSSHHTRTEDLLVPGYEKAAVQIMDDGADVIAIRDNPRFGVNIPECVETNGVEDPACTFRLEDKLADVNPAASLGERYEKLHVIDMTDRICVDGLCPPVIGNVMVYMDDNHLGATYIRSMTEEFSDRLFDSTGWKR from the coding sequence GTGCCGAGCGCCCAGATTGCTGCTATAAGCAGGGACAGTTCCTCGCCAACTGTGCCCAGACGTCAAGACCCGAAGGTGTACCGGCCGGAAGTTCAGGGCCTCCGGGCGCTCGCCGTCCTCATGGTGGTGGTCTATCACGTATGGCTTGGCCGGGTGTCCGGGGGTGTGGACATTTTCCTCCTCATCTCCTCGTTTCTGTTGACGCTTTCCTTCACACGAAAACTCGAAACCGGGAAGGCTCTGGACCTCCCTGGCTATTGGGTTCATGTATTCAAACGACTGCTGCCCATGGCGGCGCTAACCATCCTCGTTACTCTGGCGGCAGTGTTCACTTTCGTGCCCGCAACCCGGTGGTCAACAATTCTCGATCAAGCATGGGCGTCTCTGTTCTACTTCCAGAACTGGGTCCTGGCGTTTGGTTCTGTGGATTATTACGCAACGGACCACAGTGGAGCCAGCCCCTTGCAACACTTTTGGTCACTGTCCATCCAGGGGCAGGTATTCATTCTCTGGCCGCTGTTGTTCGCCCTGGCTGGATTGCTCTGCAGCCGAACGCTGTTGAGGGTCCGCCCTACGTTGATCGTGCTTTTTGGATCCGTGTTCGCGGTGTCGCTGGCCTTCTCCGTTGTGCAAACGTATACAAATCAGGGCTTTGCCTACTTCGATACCCGCACGAGGCTATGGGAATTCGCTCTTGGATCTCTGATCGCATTGTTTCTCCCGTACCTCAAGCCAGGGCGCAGCGCGCGCGTATTTCTCGGTTGGATCGGCATCGCGGCGATGCTCAGCGTGGGTATCGTGCTGCAGGTGGAACAGCAGTTCCCCGGCTACATCGCGCTCTGGCCCACGCTGGCAGCAGCAGCGATCATCGTGGCTGGTCAAACGGATAGCCGCTGGGGAGCGGACCGGCTACTGTCGTGGAAGCCACTAGTGAAACTCGGTGATTCTTCCTACGCCTTGTATCTCATTCATTGGCCCATTCTGGTGATTTACCTTATCTTCAGGGACCGCGAAATGGCCGGTCCCATCTCGGGAGCTTTCATCATTGTCTTCTCAGTGATCTGGGCAGTTCTCGTCACCAAATGGATCGACACCCCTATCCGGAATCTGAAGTGGGCGGAGGAGAAGCGACTCCGCGCCGGCATCGTCATAGCGTTGAGCGTTCTCTTGGTGGCAGTGCCCGTCGCAACCTGGCAAAGCCAGCTGCGCGCGGCCGCCGCAGAAGCAGCCACCCGCGTCGACATCGATAACCCGGGTGCAACTGTCTTGGGCAAGGGGTTTGAATTTAAAGGCAATCCCGAGGCCCCGGTGCTTCCTTTGCCCACAGCCATCGACGCGGAATGGGTTTGGCTAGACCAGAAATGCGCTGGAATTTTTGACGCCTCCGAGTATGGGCTGCTTCAGGACGGGTGCACCCAGACTCCTCTGGCGGAGAATCCCGACAAGCTTGCCGTGGTCGTCGGCGCATCGCACCCTCAGCAGTGGGTCGCAGCTATCGAAGTGCTTGCCGCTGAGCAAAACTGGCAGCTGGTGGTCCTCCGGAAGGGCCAGTGCCCGTTTGGAGCCCCGATCGGCGAACAGTTTGAGGGTTGCGAGGATTGGAATGGCGATGCCCTGCGCTACCTGGACGTTATAAACCCGGACATGGTTTTCACGGTGTCGTCGTCCTCGCATCACACCCGGACAGAGGATTTGCTGGTACCCGGATATGAGAAAGCCGCAGTGCAGATCATGGATGACGGAGCAGACGTTATCGCCATCAGGGACAATCCCCGTTTCGGGGTCAACATCCCCGAATGTGTTGAAACCAACGGTGTTGAGGATCCGGCGTGCACCTTCCGGCTCGAGGACAAGCTCGCGGACGTCAACCCTGCAGCTTCACTGGGCGAGCGGTACGAAAAACTGCACGTCATCGATATGACAGACCGCATTTGTGTTGACGGGCTCTGCCCGCCGGTGATCGGAAACGTGATGGTTTACATGGATGATAATCACCTCGGAGCCACATATATCCGCAGCATGACGGAGGAATTCTCCGATCGCCTATTCGATTCCACGGGCTGGAAGCGTTAG
- the groES gene encoding co-chaperone GroES, translating into MVTHAKESRVSVSIKPLEDRVVVRPLEAEQTTASGLVIPDTAKEKPQEGEVVAVGPGRVDDNGNRVPIDVAVGDVVIYSKYGGTEIKSGGEEFLVLSARDVLAIVEK; encoded by the coding sequence TTGGTAACTCATGCAAAGGAGAGCCGAGTGTCGGTCTCTATTAAGCCTCTTGAGGATCGCGTTGTTGTCCGTCCGCTCGAAGCCGAGCAGACCACAGCGTCTGGTCTCGTCATTCCGGACACTGCCAAGGAAAAGCCCCAGGAGGGCGAAGTTGTTGCAGTAGGCCCAGGCCGCGTTGATGACAACGGCAACCGTGTTCCCATCGATGTTGCCGTCGGCGACGTCGTTATCTACTCGAAGTACGGCGGAACCGAGATCAAGTCCGGCGGCGAGGAATTCCTCGTATTGTCCGCCCGCGACGTCCTGGCGATCGTCGAAAAGTAG
- the groL gene encoding chaperonin GroEL (60 kDa chaperone family; promotes refolding of misfolded polypeptides especially under stressful conditions; forms two stacked rings of heptamers to form a barrel-shaped 14mer; ends can be capped by GroES; misfolded proteins enter the barrel where they are refolded when GroES binds), producing the protein MAKQLEFNDAARKALEAGVDKLADTVKVTLGPRGRNVVLDKKWGAPTITNDGVTIAREIELDDPYENLGAQLAKEVATKTNDVAGDGTTTATVLAQALVKEGLRNVAAGAAPSALKRGIEVSVEAVAQRLLENAREVQGEQTASVAAISAQSTEVGELLAEAFEKVGKDGVITIEESSTTQTELVLTEGMQFDKGYLSPYFVTDAERQEAVLEDAMILVNSGKISTVQEFLPLLEKVLQAGKPLFIISEDVEGEALSTLVVNKIRGTLNAVAVKAPGFGDRRKAMLQDIAVLTGAQVVSPDLGLKLDQVGMEVLGSARRITITKDSTTIVDGAGSEQDVADRVSQLRSEVERTDSDWDREKLQERLAKLAGGVGVIKVGAATEVELKEKKHRIEDAVSSTRAALEEGIVAGGGSALIHAAKALEEDANVLALEGDAATAVGLVRRALVQPLRWIAENAGHEGYVVVSKVGELETGHGFNAVTGEYEDLVAAGIIDPVKVTRSALRNAASIAALVLTTETLVVEKPEEDDDHGHQH; encoded by the coding sequence ATGGCAAAGCAATTGGAGTTCAACGACGCCGCCCGCAAGGCTCTAGAAGCCGGTGTGGACAAGCTGGCGGACACCGTTAAGGTGACCCTCGGCCCGCGCGGACGAAACGTTGTACTGGACAAGAAGTGGGGCGCACCCACCATCACGAACGACGGCGTCACCATCGCCCGTGAGATCGAGCTCGATGACCCGTACGAAAACCTCGGCGCGCAGCTGGCCAAGGAAGTCGCTACCAAGACCAACGACGTCGCTGGCGACGGAACCACCACCGCCACCGTGCTCGCACAGGCTCTGGTCAAGGAAGGCCTGCGCAACGTTGCCGCAGGCGCGGCGCCCAGCGCGTTGAAGCGTGGCATCGAAGTATCGGTCGAGGCCGTAGCACAACGTCTATTGGAAAATGCCCGCGAGGTGCAGGGCGAACAGACCGCCAGCGTTGCGGCGATCTCCGCTCAGAGCACAGAGGTCGGCGAGCTGTTGGCCGAGGCTTTCGAAAAGGTCGGCAAGGATGGTGTCATCACCATCGAGGAGTCCTCGACGACGCAGACCGAACTGGTTCTCACCGAGGGCATGCAGTTCGACAAGGGCTACCTTTCGCCGTACTTCGTCACGGACGCAGAGCGCCAGGAAGCCGTCCTCGAAGACGCGATGATCCTGGTCAACTCAGGCAAAATCTCCACAGTTCAGGAATTCCTGCCGCTGCTGGAGAAGGTGTTGCAGGCCGGCAAACCCCTGTTCATCATTTCTGAGGACGTCGAGGGTGAAGCTCTATCCACGCTCGTCGTAAACAAGATTCGTGGAACGCTGAACGCGGTCGCCGTGAAGGCGCCAGGCTTCGGTGATCGGCGCAAGGCCATGCTGCAGGACATCGCAGTGCTGACCGGCGCGCAGGTTGTTTCCCCGGACCTTGGCCTCAAGCTGGACCAGGTGGGCATGGAGGTCCTGGGCTCAGCCCGCCGGATCACCATCACCAAGGACAGCACCACCATTGTCGACGGTGCAGGCTCCGAACAGGACGTCGCGGACCGCGTGTCTCAGTTGCGTTCCGAGGTTGAGCGCACGGACTCAGACTGGGACCGTGAGAAACTGCAGGAACGCCTGGCCAAGCTGGCTGGCGGAGTTGGTGTCATCAAGGTTGGCGCAGCCACCGAGGTGGAGCTCAAGGAGAAGAAGCACCGCATCGAAGACGCTGTCTCCTCCACGCGCGCAGCGCTAGAAGAGGGCATCGTCGCTGGCGGCGGTTCAGCACTCATTCACGCTGCGAAGGCGCTGGAAGAGGATGCGAACGTCTTGGCGCTTGAGGGCGATGCAGCAACCGCCGTCGGCCTGGTCCGCCGCGCACTGGTGCAGCCGTTGCGCTGGATCGCGGAGAACGCCGGTCATGAAGGCTACGTTGTGGTGAGCAAGGTCGGCGAACTCGAAACCGGACACGGTTTCAACGCCGTCACCGGCGAGTACGAAGACCTTGTCGCAGCCGGCATCATCGACCCGGTCAAGGTCACCCGGTCGGCATTGCGCAACGCGGCTTCCATCGCCGCGCTGGTTCTGACAACCGAAACACTGGTTGTCGAGAAGCCGGAAGAGGACGACGACCACGGTCACCAGCACTAA
- a CDS encoding HAMP domain-containing protein, which yields MQQAQSRTLAAAGPDKGNSTFTSVNELFPALIRSRVSSAHESLVMIINRQAAYVPKAQRTSNAQIQQIENAARRYSVPGETVLRDIELNGLTHRLAIVDVRVEGDQADGVMVVASDITTQRADIFDSLRTFSLVSLGTILLAGIVGFVVTGRLLTPVKRLREATAAVTSDELTQRVPVPDSDDDISQLAANFNHMLDRLEEGFSDQRRFLDVTQTRALGLDELDRM from the coding sequence TTGCAGCAGGCACAGTCACGGACTCTGGCGGCGGCGGGGCCTGACAAGGGGAACAGCACCTTCACGTCCGTCAATGAGCTCTTTCCCGCGTTGATCCGCAGCCGGGTCTCCAGTGCACATGAATCACTGGTCATGATCATCAACCGTCAGGCCGCCTATGTCCCTAAAGCCCAGCGCACTTCCAACGCGCAGATACAGCAGATCGAGAACGCCGCGAGAAGATACTCTGTCCCCGGGGAAACTGTGCTGCGTGATATTGAACTCAACGGACTAACCCACCGTCTGGCCATTGTTGACGTGCGTGTTGAGGGAGATCAAGCCGACGGGGTCATGGTGGTCGCCAGCGATATTACTACTCAACGCGCAGATATTTTTGATTCGCTGAGAACTTTCAGCCTGGTCTCTCTGGGGACAATTCTACTGGCTGGCATCGTGGGTTTTGTGGTGACCGGCCGCCTACTGACACCCGTCAAACGCCTGCGGGAAGCGACGGCCGCTGTTACCTCGGATGAGTTGACTCAACGGGTTCCTGTGCCAGACAGTGACGACGACATCAGCCAATTGGCAGCGAACTTCAACCATATGTTGGATCGGCTCGAAGAAGGATTCTCAGATCAGCGTCGTTTCCTGGACGTCACCCAGACACGCGCACTGGGCCTGGATGAGCTGGACCGGATGTAG